A single window of Drosophila suzukii chromosome 3, CBGP_Dsuzu_IsoJpt1.0, whole genome shotgun sequence DNA harbors:
- the LOC108006707 gene encoding uncharacterized protein, with protein MNVGISVLLAIRFLHVFATNAFNNTQNFHSEGDILVRKARWLPLIYPRSNPTRLQMIGGFGIPAEDLKLESVITGYVLKAQYYLPYSVKQLRTKNVHEISEKGRLLGNATVFDRVMQMSEQKLGLDPDILQQDLQALGSYRWSVYEAFTALAIRMKLNGRVCVLKSICESSAAPFDDRNGLLGEVLHILLTPSSSVDPLSEHSDNDYLQAERLGAAGGDCDQMYPRCPKSLLEHFSDVHHLGSEFLSMLG; from the exons ATGAACGTCGGAATATCAGTGCTTTTGGCTATACGATTTTTACACGTTTTTGCAACTAACGCCTTTAATAATACTCAGAACTTTCATTCTGAGGGTGATATTTTAGTGCGAAAGGCCCGATGGCTGCCCTTGATTTATCCTAGATCAAATCCCACTCGATTACAG ATGATCGGTGGCTTTGGTATACCTGCAGAGGATCTTAAACTAGAATCTGTGATTACGGGTTATGTTCTCAAGGCCCAGTATTACTTGCCCTATTCCGTCAAGCAATTAAGGACCAAGAATGTTCATGAAATCTCTGAGAAAGGAAGGCTTTTGGGGAATGCCACAGTCTTCGATAGGGTCATGCAGATGTCCGAACAAAAACTGGGCCTGGATCCCGATATCCTTCAGCAGGATCTCCAGGCCCTGGGCAGTTATCGCTGGTCGGTCTACGAGGCTTTCACTGCCCTGGCCATCCGCATGAAGCTCAATGGCAGAGTCTGCGTCCTGAAGAGCATCTGCGAAAGTTCCGCGGCTCCCTTCGACGATCGAAATGGTTTGCTGGGCGAAGTGCTTCATATCCTGCTCAC GCCCTCCAGTTCGGTGGATCCCCTGTCGGAGCACTCGGACAACGATTACCTGCAGGCTGAGCGACTGGGAGCAGCTGGTGGCGATTGTGATCAGATGTATCCGAGGTGTCCCAAGAGCCTGCTGGAGCACTTTAGCGATGTTCATCATCTGGGCAGCGAGTTCCTCAGCATGCTGGGTTGA
- the LOC108011267 gene encoding uncharacterized protein — protein MKFSIDIIWASCLIYQVTASLGSLSKHQRSKRAPIPWLIYPTTSPTRVMFIGGIGIPLEDLNYEAVTTGYVLKVEYWLPTTPDDLRTPTALPLTQVATPGVTGARKQRKPMFENFLVGVDELGKNTRKLLTRTNKVLSSYRWTVYKGLEGLADRLGYQGRICVLKSICEAAEEPFHYTNGLFADLLHILLTPSSSVDKLSEHADNEYYYAEKVGQSGAGCDRVFKECRLSLLQHFSELHHNLDKILF, from the exons ATGAAATTTAGTATAGACATCATATGGGCCAGTTGCCTGATATACCAGGTGACGGCCTCCCTGGGCAGTCTCTCCAAGCATCAGAGGAGTAAGAGAGCTCCCATTCCCTGGCTTATATACCCCACCACATCTCCCACTCGTGTTATG TTCATTGGTGGTATAGGTATTCCGCTGGAGGATCTTAACTACGAGGCTGTGACCACCGGATATGTCCTGAAGGTAGAGTACTGGCTGCCCACCACTCCGGATGACCTGAGAACTCCCACAGCTCTGCCCCTCACACAAGTGGCCACGCCAGGAGTTACAGGAGCCAGAAAGCAGAGGAAACCCATGTTCGAGAACTTTCTGGTGGGAGTGGATGAGCTGGGCAAGAACACCAGGAAGCTACTGACCAGGACCAATAAGGTGCTGAGTAGCTATCGCTGGACAGTATACAAGGGGCTGGAAGGATTGGCCGATCGGTTGGGCTACCAGGGAAGGATTTGTGTGCTGAAAAGCATCTGCGAGGCGGCCGAGGAGCCCTTCCATTACACTAATGGACTTTTTGCTGATCTCTTGCATATACTACTCAC ACCCTCCTCGTCAGTGGACAAATTGTCAGAACACGCGGATAACGAGTATTATTATGCAGAAAAGGTGGGTCAATCGGGCGCTGGCTGTGATCGCGTCTTTAAGGAGTGTCGACTTAGTCTCCTCCAACACTTCAGTGAACTCCATCACAACCTGGACAAGATCTTATTTTGA
- the LOC108006144 gene encoding uncharacterized protein — MVAFYWEFSLGVVLVLGLHLVNCFLVFPRQGSFGLLAAVAIPLDLGPKNVYMAFNFESNYALPSNDSYNQWIDRWDLDDHFMGVGGNVTPINARQDGGEFLKDEDNEVRRRSVGSPPPFRRHDFYRSIINFLTHYGFNGSACLLRTICEVSESPLDAQNGLVGSLFQILFMPTTSAAERELQHVDGLYEASDAGTRGLGCSDYVDHCEHSALDLISIVF, encoded by the exons ATGGTTGCCTTTTACTGGGAGTTTTCTTTGGGTGTGGTCTTGGTTTTGGGACTCCACTTGGTAAACTGTTTTCTAGTGTTTCCACGTCAGGGATCCTTTGGT TTGCTGGCTGCTGTGGCTATTCCTTTGGATCTGGGGCCCAAAAATGTGTATATGGCCTTCAACTTTGAGTCCAACTATGCACTGCCTTCCAACGATTCCTACAATCAATGGATCGATAGG TGGGATCTGGATGATCACTTCATGGGCGTTGGAGGCAATGTCACTCCGATCAACGCCCGCCAGGATGGAGGAGAGTTTTTAAAGGACGAGGACAACGAGGTGAGGCGTCGTTCGGTGGGGTCTCCACCTCCTTTCAGGCGCCACGACTTCTACCGCAGTATTATAAACTTTCTGACCCACTATGGATTCAATGGCTCTGCCTGCCTGCTGCGAACCATCTGCGAGGTCAGCGAATCGCCCCTGGATGCCCAAAACGGTCTGGTGGGCAGCCTGTTTCAGATTCTATTCAT GCCAACGACGAGTGCCGCGGAGCGGGAACTGCAGCACGTGGATGGACTTTACGAGGCCTCCGATGCGGGCACGCGTGGCCTGGGTTGCTCCGATTACGTGGACCACTGCGAACATAGTGCTCTGGACCTGATAAGCATTGTGTTCTGA